One part of the Humulus lupulus chromosome 9, drHumLupu1.1, whole genome shotgun sequence genome encodes these proteins:
- the LOC133799489 gene encoding protein BZR1 homolog 4-like, whose protein sequence is MAASGGGGRSESEKEKTKMRERHRRAITGKIFHGLRKHGGYRLSPRADINEVLRQLAREAGWIVEPDGTTYRAANVGINGCPICGAARTSGTTTPTSSVVTVGGAGGECSATASPSGGFHVGDSSGTGTPGALCNFSSGAGGGGASSSLGLDSIQYSVDIGGDNNIPMALYGMYGRFTGGVELPSAVATGVFHGGDTAAFQQQHQHSHSHPLLECRASNQNTPVGSPLRRP, encoded by the exons ATGGCGGCCAGTGGTGGAGGAGGGAGGAGCGAGAGTGAGAAAGAGAAGACGAAGATGAGAGAGAGGCACAGAAGAGCTATCACCGGTAAGATCTTCCATGGTTTACGAAAGCACGGCGGTTACCGACTCTCTCCACGCGCTGATATCAACGAGGTCCTCCGTCAGCTCGCCAGGGAGGCCGGTTGGATCGTTGAGCCCGACGGCACTACTTACCGCGCCGCTAAT GTCGGGATCAATGGCTGTCCGATATGTGGAGCGGCGAGAACAAGCGGAACGACGACGCCGACCAGTAGCGTCGTCACCGTCGGCGGCGCCGGAGGAGAATGTTCGGCGACTGCTTCTCCGAGCGGCGGTTTCCACGTCGGAGATTCTTCCGGAACTGGAACTCCGGGAGCGCTTTGTAATTTCTCCTCCGGCGCTGGCGGCGGCGGAGCTTCTTCGTCGCTCGGCCTCGATTCAATTCAGTACTCCGTCGACATAGGCGGCGATAATAATATTCCAATGGCTCTTTACGGCATGTACGGTAGATTCACCGGCGGGGTTGAACTCCCCTCGGCTGTGGCTACCGGTGTCTTCCATGGCGGAGATACGGCGGCGTTTCAGCAGCAACATCAACACAGCCACTCGCATCCATTGCTGGAGTGTCGAGCTTCAAACCAGAACACTCCCGTGGGTTCACCTCTACGTCGACCTTAG
- the LOC133799491 gene encoding glutathione S-transferase T3-like, with amino-acid sequence MVSRNYRPSMEKSSIDLNRETSSTSVSETQPEYSVEGLENIDAIVGNDQTSTHFWARIAYYFNTNQKGEQARTGRQCKDHWNKMNQKVARFNGCYKRVQLAHHSGWSDEQILENAHQLYKSENNNSNFLLVDCWRLLKDELKWNTMYQPKGGKRTKVSDTGAFTSSSNADISDDEVREVRPTGQKATNRKGKEKKDTHARFIEISERKASALEKLVAIKEKEATIKEKEAEDNRMTKYMDYLIMDTSHMTHEQKKDYENFYISTAIF; translated from the exons ATGGTTTCAAGAAATTATAGGCCAAGTATGGAAAAGTCTAGTATTGATTTGAATCGTGAAACATCATCGACATCTGTCTCTGAAACCCAACCTGAATATAGTGTTGAAGGGTTGGAAAATATA GATGCCATTGTGGGGAATGACCAGACTTCTACACATTTCTGGGCTCGAATCGCATATTACTTCAACACCAACCAAAAAGGTGAGCAAGCAAGAACTGGAAGGCAATGCAAAGACCATTGGAACAAGATGAATCAAAAGGTGGCGCGATTCAATGGATGTTATAAACGAGTTCAATTAGCACATCACAGTGGTTGGTCTGATGAGCAAATTCTTGAGAATGCACATCAATTGTACAAATCTGAAAATAACAACTCAAATTTTCTGCTTGTGGACTGTTGGAGATTGCTAAAGGATGAGCTGAAATGGAATACAATGTACCAACCAAAAGGTGGTAAGAGAACAAAGGTGTCAGATACAGGGGCatttacttcttcttccaatgcagaCATCAGTGATGATGAAGTACGTGAAGTGCGCCCTACTGGCCAAAAGGCAACAAAtagaaaagggaaggaaaaaaaagacaCACATGCTAGATTTATAGAGATTAGTGAACGGAAGGCATCTGCATTGGAGAAATTGGTGGCGATAAAGGAGAAAGAGGCGACGATAAAGGAGAAAGAGGCAGAAGATAATAGGATGACAAAATACATGGATTATCTCATCATGGACACGTCGCATATGACTCATGAACAAAAGAAAGATTATGAAAACTT CTATATTTCAActgctatattttaa